Proteins encoded by one window of Geobacter sp. DSM 9736:
- a CDS encoding phosphoribosylformylglycinamidine synthase subunit PurS, with translation MVRRIEVALREDVLDPRGERIKREIEHFLHYPVAGVRTVEVYTVDAELTDAELAQAASGPFSDPVIQTWSIDAPAASDFDFLVEVGFRPGVTDNVGRTAREAIEYITGRPFQPGEGVYTSVQYLLKGALLREDADAIARKLLCNTLIQRFTVISAAEFKAQGGIPAFVPKVVAGTVEAATVREIDLEVSDDELMRISREGVLALTIDEMRIIQAHYRDPKVREERARHGLGGKPTDVELECLAQTWSEHCKHKIFAGTVHYEDEQGNRQEIHSLFKSFIQRTTKDVREKLGARDFCLSVFKDNAGVIRFNDNWSLVFKVETHNSPSALDPYGGALTGIVGVNRDPFGTGKGAKLIFNTDVFCFADPFYDKPLPSRLLHPRRIYEGVVEGVEHGGNKSGIPTVNGSIVFDDRFAGKPLVFCGTAGLMPAEINGEPGFEKSIEPGDLIVMTGGRIGKDGIHGATFSSEELNENSPVTAVQIGDPITQKRMFDFLIRARDKGLYRFITDNGAGGLSSSVGEMAGECGGCRMDLAKAPLKYPGLAPWEILISEAQERMSLAVPPEKIEEFLAMARNFGVEATVLGEFSDSGIFHIVYGDRTVAYLPMEFMHEGLPPMQLPAKWQPPLHEEPEIEVKKDYTAELLELLSSLNICSKESVVRRYDHEVQGGSVVKPFTGVANDGPSDAAVVRPILDSFEGVVVAHGICPRYSDIDTYHMTANAVDEALRNYVAVGGSLDMVAGLDNFCWCDPVLSEKTPDGAYKMAQLVRSNQALYDLCLAYNLPLISGKDSMKNDFYDGSVKISIPPTLLFSVIGKIEDARRAVTMDVKRPGDIVYMLGTTAAELGGSEYLAKSGFVGNRVPLVDPASAYRRYTAYHRAVMAGAVASCHDLSDGGLAVAAAESAFAGGLGMKIDLRQIPWRGDRQEMGDAQLLFSESASRLLVTVHPDFRNVFETFMAGTDFAAIGEVTTEPVLEILGMSGGSVVKTELAHLKEAWQDPLRDL, from the coding sequence ATGGTTCGCCGAATAGAAGTAGCATTGCGCGAAGATGTTCTGGACCCACGTGGTGAACGTATCAAGCGCGAGATCGAACATTTTCTCCATTACCCGGTGGCCGGTGTCCGTACTGTTGAGGTGTACACGGTTGACGCGGAACTTACGGATGCCGAACTGGCACAGGCTGCTTCAGGTCCGTTTTCAGATCCGGTTATCCAGACATGGTCAATAGATGCTCCTGCCGCTTCTGATTTCGACTTTCTCGTGGAGGTCGGATTCCGTCCCGGGGTAACCGACAATGTCGGCCGTACCGCGCGGGAAGCAATCGAATACATTACCGGCAGGCCGTTTCAGCCAGGGGAGGGGGTCTACACCTCCGTCCAATATCTCTTGAAGGGAGCTCTCCTCCGCGAGGACGCGGATGCCATCGCGCGGAAACTCCTCTGCAACACCCTCATCCAGCGTTTCACCGTGATATCTGCGGCCGAATTCAAGGCTCAGGGAGGTATCCCTGCTTTCGTGCCGAAGGTGGTTGCGGGGACGGTTGAAGCGGCGACGGTCCGGGAGATCGACCTGGAGGTTTCAGATGACGAACTGATGAGGATCAGCAGGGAAGGCGTTCTAGCCCTGACCATCGACGAGATGAGGATCATCCAGGCTCACTACCGCGACCCCAAGGTCAGGGAAGAGCGGGCACGCCACGGGCTTGGGGGGAAACCTACGGACGTAGAACTCGAATGCCTCGCCCAAACGTGGTCGGAACACTGCAAGCACAAGATATTCGCCGGCACTGTCCACTACGAGGACGAGCAGGGCAACCGCCAGGAGATCCACTCCCTCTTCAAATCGTTCATTCAGCGGACCACAAAGGATGTTCGGGAGAAGCTGGGAGCCCGGGATTTCTGCCTTTCCGTTTTTAAAGACAACGCCGGCGTCATTAGGTTCAACGACAACTGGTCCCTCGTCTTCAAGGTTGAAACCCATAACTCCCCATCCGCCCTAGATCCCTATGGCGGCGCGCTCACCGGCATCGTGGGGGTCAACAGGGATCCTTTCGGAACCGGGAAAGGCGCGAAACTCATATTCAACACAGATGTCTTCTGCTTCGCCGATCCTTTTTACGACAAGCCGCTACCCAGCCGCCTTCTCCATCCACGCCGCATTTATGAGGGGGTCGTGGAAGGGGTGGAACATGGCGGCAACAAGAGCGGCATCCCTACCGTTAACGGGTCGATTGTCTTCGATGATCGCTTCGCGGGTAAACCTCTTGTTTTCTGCGGTACTGCCGGATTAATGCCTGCCGAGATCAATGGCGAACCCGGATTCGAAAAATCGATAGAGCCGGGGGATCTAATCGTGATGACCGGCGGGCGGATCGGGAAGGACGGCATCCATGGCGCTACTTTCTCATCGGAGGAATTGAACGAAAATTCTCCAGTCACCGCAGTCCAGATTGGTGATCCCATAACCCAGAAACGCATGTTCGACTTTCTCATCCGCGCCAGAGACAAAGGGCTGTACCGATTCATCACCGACAACGGCGCTGGGGGGCTCTCTTCTTCGGTGGGGGAGATGGCTGGGGAATGCGGCGGATGCCGGATGGACCTGGCGAAGGCTCCCCTGAAATATCCGGGGCTCGCTCCGTGGGAAATACTCATTTCGGAAGCTCAGGAGCGGATGAGCCTCGCGGTTCCGCCCGAGAAGATCGAAGAATTTCTCGCCATGGCACGCAACTTCGGCGTCGAGGCTACTGTCCTGGGGGAGTTCAGTGACAGCGGCATTTTTCATATCGTGTATGGCGACCGCACCGTAGCATATCTTCCGATGGAATTCATGCACGAGGGGCTTCCACCGATGCAGTTGCCGGCAAAATGGCAGCCGCCCCTGCATGAAGAGCCTGAAATAGAGGTGAAAAAGGATTATACGGCTGAACTGCTGGAACTTCTTTCATCCCTCAATATCTGTTCCAAGGAGTCGGTCGTCCGTCGTTACGACCACGAAGTCCAGGGTGGTTCCGTCGTGAAGCCGTTCACCGGAGTCGCCAATGATGGCCCTTCCGATGCCGCGGTGGTGCGCCCGATCCTTGATTCCTTTGAAGGAGTCGTTGTTGCCCATGGCATCTGTCCCCGCTATTCCGACATCGACACCTATCATATGACTGCCAATGCTGTTGACGAAGCGCTTCGAAATTATGTGGCGGTGGGCGGTTCTCTTGACATGGTGGCCGGTCTCGACAACTTCTGCTGGTGCGATCCGGTCCTTTCCGAAAAGACTCCTGACGGGGCATATAAGATGGCCCAACTGGTGCGTTCAAATCAAGCCCTCTACGATCTCTGCCTTGCGTACAACCTGCCACTCATCTCAGGCAAGGACTCGATGAAGAACGACTTTTACGACGGCTCAGTCAAGATATCGATTCCTCCGACCCTCCTGTTTTCCGTGATCGGAAAGATCGAGGATGCAAGGCGCGCCGTCACCATGGACGTCAAGCGTCCGGGTGATATTGTCTACATGCTCGGTACAACCGCAGCGGAACTCGGGGGCTCGGAATACCTGGCAAAATCAGGATTCGTTGGTAACAGAGTTCCTCTCGTCGATCCGGCATCTGCATACCGTCGCTACACCGCATATCATAGGGCGGTAATGGCAGGGGCAGTTGCCTCCTGCCACGACCTTTCCGACGGCGGGCTTGCGGTGGCTGCCGCGGAAAGCGCATTCGCCGGTGGGTTAGGGATGAAGATTGACCTCCGGCAGATCCCGTGGCGGGGGGACCGCCAGGAAATGGGGGACGCCCAGCTCCTTTTCAGCGAATCCGCCTCGCGGCTTCTTGTGACCGTCCATCCCGATTTCCGTAATGTTTTCGAAACATTCATGGCAGGCACTGATTTCGCGGCTATCGGCGAAGTTACGACGGAGCCTGTACTGGAAATACTCGGGATGTCCGGGGGCTCGGTTGTGAAGACAGAGCTTGCGCATCTTAAGGAGGCATGGCAGGATCCGCTTCGGGACTTATAG
- a CDS encoding phosphoribosylformylglycinamidine synthase subunit PurQ: MSKLRAIVITGNGTNCETEAAHACRLGGFDEAVIAHIAELLSGDIRLDDFHFLNLTGGFLDGDDLGSAKAQANRLKHASVASNAEPLVEQFLRFIRDGKPILGVCNGFQLMVKMGLLPAFDGNHLTQVATLTFNDCGRFQDRWTYLKNDPASPSIFTQGIERGIYLPVRHGEGKFVAGPEVLERIERENLAPLKYADSDYRETMEFPLNPNGSANAIAGICDKSGLLMGLMPHPEAFVHRINHPRWTREELPEEGDGLLLFKNAARYARANLL; encoded by the coding sequence ATGTCAAAACTACGAGCAATCGTGATCACCGGCAACGGCACGAACTGCGAGACCGAGGCGGCGCATGCCTGCCGGCTCGGCGGCTTCGATGAAGCGGTTATTGCACACATTGCCGAGCTACTTTCCGGTGACATCCGTCTCGACGATTTTCATTTTTTGAACCTTACCGGCGGATTTCTCGACGGGGATGATCTCGGTAGCGCCAAAGCGCAGGCCAACCGGCTCAAGCATGCCAGCGTAGCCAGCAATGCGGAGCCTCTGGTCGAGCAGTTCCTCCGGTTTATAAGGGATGGTAAGCCTATTCTCGGCGTATGCAACGGCTTTCAGCTGATGGTCAAGATGGGGCTTTTGCCGGCTTTCGACGGTAACCATCTCACACAGGTGGCAACTCTGACGTTCAATGACTGTGGCAGGTTTCAGGACCGCTGGACCTACCTCAAGAATGACCCGGCTTCCCCTTCGATTTTCACCCAAGGAATCGAACGCGGGATTTACCTCCCCGTTCGGCACGGCGAAGGGAAGTTCGTCGCAGGTCCTGAAGTCCTCGAGCGGATCGAGCGGGAAAACCTGGCGCCTCTTAAGTACGCCGATTCCGACTACCGCGAGACCATGGAATTCCCTCTCAACCCCAATGGTTCTGCCAATGCTATCGCCGGAATCTGTGACAAGAGCGGTCTCCTCATGGGACTTATGCCGCATCCGGAGGCCTTCGTCCACCGGATCAACCATCCGCGCTGGACAAGGGAAGAGTTGCCGGAGGAGGGGGATGGCCTTCTGCTGTTCAAGAACGCCGCCCGCTACGCTAGAGCAAACCTTCTGTAA
- the purF gene encoding amidophosphoribosyltransferase, whose amino-acid sequence MNLYRPEEECGIFGIYNHQEAANLTYLGLYALQHRGQESCGIVSSDGSHLYSHKSMGLVADVFGNQEVFKYLPGRSAIGHVRYSTTGESVIKNVQPILVNYSRGSIAVAHNGNIVNAQMIKDELEAWGSIFQTTMDTEIIVHLLAASKSSSLIEGIVESLQRIKGAYCLLFLTEKMMVAARDPYGFRPLCLGKLGGSYVVASETCALDLIEAEYIRDVEPGEVIVIDEKGVTSYFPLRKVQPSPCIFEFVYFARPDSYVFGKNVYMVRKELGRQLAREHKIDADIVIPVPDSGVPAALGYAEESGLRFELGLIRNHYVGRTFIEPQQSIRHFGVKIKLNPVHEALNGKRVVVIDDSIVRGTTSRKIVKMVRNAGASEVHVRISSPPTSYPCYYGIDTPNRKELISSSHTVDEIRRYITADSLGYLSEEGLLNAVGAPCDNYCRACFSGGYPVTFPKLGPEPQLGLFEKE is encoded by the coding sequence ATGAATCTATACAGGCCTGAAGAAGAGTGCGGTATTTTCGGAATATATAACCATCAAGAGGCAGCCAACCTGACCTATCTCGGGCTCTATGCTCTACAGCACCGAGGCCAGGAAAGTTGCGGCATAGTCTCTTCCGACGGCTCGCACCTCTACTCGCACAAGAGCATGGGGCTGGTCGCGGACGTATTCGGTAATCAGGAGGTATTCAAGTACCTTCCCGGCAGGTCCGCAATCGGACATGTTCGTTACTCGACCACCGGTGAATCGGTCATCAAGAACGTTCAGCCGATCCTTGTCAATTATTCGCGCGGCTCCATCGCGGTGGCGCACAACGGGAACATCGTCAACGCACAGATGATCAAGGATGAGCTGGAAGCATGGGGGTCGATCTTTCAGACCACCATGGATACCGAGATCATCGTACACCTTCTCGCAGCATCCAAAAGCAGCTCGCTGATCGAAGGGATCGTCGAGTCGCTTCAGCGGATAAAGGGGGCATATTGCCTTCTATTCCTCACCGAAAAGATGATGGTGGCTGCCCGCGATCCCTACGGCTTCCGTCCCTTGTGTCTGGGTAAACTGGGCGGCTCCTACGTGGTGGCATCGGAGACGTGCGCCCTGGATCTCATCGAGGCGGAGTATATTCGTGACGTGGAACCCGGGGAGGTCATCGTCATAGACGAGAAGGGAGTTACATCGTATTTCCCTTTGCGCAAGGTGCAGCCGTCGCCATGTATCTTCGAGTTCGTATACTTCGCCCGTCCCGACTCCTACGTCTTCGGCAAAAATGTCTACATGGTACGAAAGGAACTGGGACGCCAGCTTGCCAGGGAGCACAAGATAGATGCGGATATCGTCATACCGGTGCCCGATTCGGGCGTTCCGGCGGCACTCGGTTACGCGGAGGAGTCGGGACTTCGCTTTGAACTCGGCCTGATACGCAACCACTATGTAGGGAGGACCTTCATCGAGCCGCAGCAGTCCATCCGCCACTTCGGGGTCAAGATCAAGCTCAACCCAGTGCACGAGGCCCTCAACGGTAAGCGTGTGGTCGTTATCGATGACTCCATTGTCCGGGGCACCACTTCCCGAAAAATCGTAAAAATGGTCCGTAATGCCGGTGCCAGCGAGGTTCACGTCCGCATTTCCTCCCCACCAACCAGCTACCCCTGTTACTACGGCATCGACACTCCGAACCGGAAGGAGCTGATTTCCTCCTCCCATACGGTCGACGAGATCAGACGCTACATTACCGCCGATTCCCTCGGCTACCTTTCTGAGGAGGGGCTCCTGAACGCCGTAGGCGCCCCGTGCGACAACTATTGCCGTGCCTGTTTTTCCGGTGGTTACCCGGTTACATTCCCGAAGCTCGGCCCCGAGCCGCAGCTCGGACTTTTCGAAAAGGAGTGA
- the pyrE gene encoding orotate phosphoribosyltransferase — protein sequence MTERERLKEIIKELSYEKRKVTLASGRESDFYFDGKQTTLHPEGSYLTGKLFFEAVKDVEGLEGVGGLTLGADPIATATSLVSFLEGKPVPAFIIRKEPKGHGTGAWLEGRKNFKPGSRVVIVEDVVTTGGSSMKAIKRAEEEGLKVLGVVTLVDREEGGRENIEQEGYWLKAIFTKSDVLA from the coding sequence ATGACGGAACGGGAAAGGCTGAAGGAAATCATCAAGGAGTTGTCGTACGAGAAGCGTAAGGTAACACTGGCATCCGGCAGGGAAAGCGATTTTTATTTCGACGGAAAGCAGACGACCCTCCACCCGGAAGGATCTTACCTGACCGGGAAGCTTTTTTTTGAGGCGGTTAAGGATGTAGAGGGACTGGAAGGTGTTGGTGGACTGACCCTCGGCGCCGACCCCATTGCCACAGCAACCTCGCTCGTAAGTTTCCTGGAAGGAAAGCCGGTTCCTGCCTTCATTATTCGAAAGGAGCCGAAAGGGCACGGCACGGGAGCCTGGCTTGAGGGGAGAAAAAATTTCAAGCCTGGGTCAAGGGTGGTCATCGTGGAGGATGTCGTCACTACCGGCGGTTCATCCATGAAGGCTATAAAGCGGGCGGAGGAAGAAGGGCTCAAGGTGCTGGGAGTGGTAACTCTCGTCGACCGGGAAGAAGGTGGTCGGGAGAATATCGAGCAGGAGGGTTACTGGCTCAAGGCCATATTCACTAAGTCAGATGTGCTTGCCTGA
- a CDS encoding YkgJ family cysteine cluster protein: MDLSSLATIINAYQDLLASVDKWFAVCTEAAADEISCRKGCSECCRGLFDITLLDAVLLKQGFDLLPDEVRRVVLARSQDRLRHLRFLWPEFSHPYILNLRPEADWETLMPDDDETPCPLLGENGSCLVYSHRPMTCRLHGLPLVDLSGEVLHEEWCTLNFTGSTPLLRPELRGDFNRFFQKEVSLLQVFAQQLIKKKLSELDTFIPTALMIDYATFDWEVWGASAPIVPNDPC, encoded by the coding sequence ATGGATCTTTCATCTCTTGCCACCATAATAAACGCATATCAAGATCTCCTAGCTTCCGTGGATAAGTGGTTTGCAGTATGCACGGAGGCGGCGGCGGACGAGATCTCGTGCCGCAAGGGGTGCAGTGAGTGCTGTCGCGGCCTCTTCGACATAACGCTTCTCGATGCAGTCCTGCTGAAACAGGGCTTCGACCTGCTTCCCGACGAGGTGAGAAGAGTAGTGCTTGCGCGTTCGCAAGACCGGCTCAGGCATCTGCGATTCCTTTGGCCGGAGTTCTCACATCCCTATATCCTCAACTTGCGCCCCGAGGCGGATTGGGAGACCTTGATGCCCGATGATGATGAGACTCCCTGTCCCCTCCTCGGGGAGAACGGCTCGTGCCTGGTCTACAGCCATCGCCCAATGACCTGCCGGCTTCATGGCCTGCCTCTGGTGGATCTTTCCGGCGAGGTATTGCACGAAGAATGGTGCACCCTCAATTTTACCGGGTCCACCCCACTTTTGCGCCCGGAGCTAAGGGGCGACTTCAATCGCTTCTTTCAGAAGGAAGTCTCGCTGCTCCAGGTATTTGCCCAACAACTCATAAAGAAAAAGTTGAGCGAGCTGGACACCTTCATACCTACGGCGCTGATGATCGATTATGCAACCTTCGACTGGGAAGTGTGGGGCGCAAGCGCTCCCATAGTACCGAACGACCCCTGCTGA
- a CDS encoding amidohydrolase family protein, which translates to MNSYLFRGATVVDGSGSPPQALDVAVRSGRITAVGPCLREPEAERIDVSGLVLAPGFIDIHGHSDISVFRHHGAESKLFQGVTTEVTGNCGLSAFPVASTHGKELAEYLKVHEYILPEEPLPFCSFDNYARSVEGVKPGINHAPLVGHAALRIAVMGMEDRAPTTGELAAMSELLRVALEQGAWGLSTGLIYPPGSYAATEELIALARMVANYGGLCTSHIRSEGDGLMAALEEAAAIAAESGVRMQVSHLKALGRNNRGRGPEVLSFLASARQRGIDIAADQYPYDASATSLTAVLPAWALAGGVTMLLQRLADQHLRERLRSDIGFAIAQREGAEGIVVTCRTEMNRQLSGLSLASIAHCWRCSPEDAVMRLLLEEQGEVGAIFFCMASEDVATILSDPLVAVGSDGHGLTASAAGDATHPRSYGCFPRVIGRYVREKKLLDLATAIRKMTALPAGRIGLPDRGLIRPGYVADLTIFDPERITDVADYVDPHRYSTGIVHVYMEGRPVIENGNLTGPRIGRVLRRQPQAKEETG; encoded by the coding sequence ATGAATTCTTACCTTTTTCGTGGCGCTACTGTTGTCGATGGCTCCGGGAGTCCACCACAGGCACTTGACGTGGCCGTCCGGAGCGGTCGCATTACCGCAGTCGGTCCTTGTCTGAGGGAACCCGAAGCTGAGCGCATAGATGTCTCGGGTCTTGTCCTCGCTCCTGGATTTATTGATATTCACGGCCATTCTGATATTTCTGTTTTCCGCCACCATGGGGCGGAGAGCAAGCTTTTTCAGGGAGTGACGACGGAGGTAACGGGCAACTGCGGCTTGAGCGCTTTCCCGGTGGCTTCCACCCACGGGAAGGAATTGGCGGAATACCTGAAGGTACATGAATACATCCTCCCCGAAGAACCACTCCCTTTCTGCAGCTTCGATAATTATGCGAGATCAGTGGAAGGGGTGAAGCCGGGGATCAACCATGCTCCACTCGTGGGTCATGCGGCTCTGCGAATTGCAGTCATGGGGATGGAAGACCGGGCTCCCACAACAGGCGAACTAGCGGCTATGAGCGAATTGCTGCGTGTTGCCTTGGAGCAGGGGGCCTGGGGACTTTCAACAGGGCTCATTTACCCCCCGGGTAGCTACGCCGCAACTGAGGAGCTAATAGCGCTGGCGCGCATGGTGGCCAACTACGGAGGCCTCTGCACTAGCCATATCCGAAGTGAGGGAGATGGGCTGATGGCGGCGTTGGAGGAAGCAGCAGCCATTGCAGCCGAAAGTGGTGTTCGGATGCAGGTTTCCCATCTGAAGGCGCTCGGAAGGAACAACCGGGGCAGGGGACCGGAAGTTCTCTCCTTCCTTGCCTCAGCTCGGCAGCGGGGCATCGATATCGCCGCGGATCAGTATCCATATGATGCCTCCGCTACATCTCTCACTGCCGTGCTTCCAGCGTGGGCGCTTGCAGGAGGAGTCACCATGCTCCTGCAGCGGCTTGCGGACCAGCATCTGAGAGAACGACTACGGTCAGATATAGGGTTTGCAATTGCACAGCGGGAAGGTGCCGAAGGAATAGTCGTTACATGCAGGACGGAAATGAACAGACAACTCTCGGGCCTGTCTCTCGCTAGCATTGCACATTGCTGGCGCTGCTCTCCCGAAGATGCGGTGATGAGACTTCTCCTTGAGGAACAGGGGGAAGTGGGCGCCATCTTTTTCTGTATGGCTTCCGAGGATGTGGCTACGATTCTTTCCGACCCGCTGGTTGCGGTCGGTTCCGACGGACATGGCCTCACCGCCTCCGCTGCCGGTGACGCCACGCACCCCCGATCGTACGGCTGTTTTCCGAGGGTTATCGGCCGCTACGTTCGTGAAAAGAAACTGCTTGATCTTGCGACAGCAATCCGCAAAATGACGGCTCTTCCTGCCGGACGTATTGGATTACCCGACCGAGGGCTGATCAGGCCTGGCTACGTGGCCGACCTTACGATATTCGATCCTGAACGGATCACCGACGTTGCCGATTATGTCGATCCACACCGTTATTCTACGGGCATAGTTCATGTCTACATGGAAGGACGCCCGGTGATCGAGAATGGGAACCTGACCGGACCTCGGATTGGGCGGGTGCTGCGCCGCCAGCCTCAGGCAAAGGAGGAGACGGGATGA
- a CDS encoding permease, which produces MIFEAGSGVWWGLLGLAPLLVYLVLVFRDVDILAATAICVILGALLSHQTLISFGETLAKSMGSFLALVGLIIMLGRGLGEVLAATGVSHTIVHRIIHTIGVDSEKKAILGIMAACLVMVGLLGTMAGGNAIIAPIVVPVAAAVGLSRSTVGVIFQAVGEEALILGPFTPPVVTLLGLTGIGYGEMLLYVCGPVALITLLVTWFMVLRIQRRTRCSSPYQTEEAVQVFEPTPQSRRATVVFITAFALAVVYGIAVKAPTAFVVVIMLGLSLSTGLTGGLSLTSTLGHVVRGMAGNVGLFLLFLLLDPFIVFIEKSGGFAALAALLKPFMEMGGKPAIVITGGFLGAFGISGATVATLKLLHEMFLPLLSGHGVSMLAWSLALVVATRVHNFVFPGANMASSLGFAQSTDMKAMLRNGWVVGFCQLLFLVIFSFVAA; this is translated from the coding sequence ATGATTTTTGAGGCCGGAAGTGGTGTCTGGTGGGGGCTGCTTGGACTTGCACCACTCCTCGTGTACCTGGTGCTGGTGTTCCGGGATGTGGATATCCTTGCTGCGACCGCTATCTGTGTGATACTCGGCGCGCTCCTCAGCCATCAGACGCTCATTTCGTTCGGCGAAACCCTTGCGAAGAGTATGGGGTCGTTTCTTGCCCTCGTGGGGCTGATCATTATGCTCGGCAGAGGCCTCGGAGAGGTCCTCGCGGCAACCGGGGTTTCGCACACCATAGTCCACCGCATAATCCATACTATTGGGGTCGATTCGGAAAAAAAGGCTATCCTGGGGATTATGGCCGCCTGCCTGGTCATGGTGGGCCTGCTGGGAACCATGGCAGGCGGAAACGCGATCATAGCTCCCATCGTCGTGCCTGTAGCGGCAGCGGTAGGTCTTTCCCGCAGCACCGTCGGGGTGATATTTCAGGCAGTGGGGGAAGAAGCCCTCATCCTCGGGCCCTTCACGCCTCCCGTAGTCACACTGCTCGGTCTGACTGGAATCGGCTACGGCGAAATGCTCCTCTACGTATGCGGCCCCGTTGCCCTTATAACGCTGCTGGTTACCTGGTTCATGGTCCTGCGGATACAGCGCAGGACGCGGTGTTCATCCCCCTATCAAACCGAAGAAGCTGTGCAGGTATTCGAGCCGACCCCTCAGAGCCGAAGGGCGACGGTTGTCTTCATAACCGCCTTTGCTCTGGCAGTTGTGTACGGCATTGCGGTTAAAGCGCCGACTGCATTCGTCGTGGTGATCATGCTCGGCCTTTCGCTGTCGACCGGTCTGACGGGGGGACTCAGTCTCACCTCCACCCTTGGCCATGTAGTCAGAGGTATGGCGGGCAATGTAGGGCTTTTTCTCCTCTTTCTTCTCCTCGACCCCTTCATAGTTTTCATCGAGAAATCGGGTGGGTTTGCCGCCCTTGCCGCACTGCTCAAGCCTTTCATGGAGATGGGGGGAAAGCCTGCCATCGTCATCACCGGAGGGTTTCTCGGGGCCTTCGGCATAAGCGGAGCCACCGTGGCAACCCTCAAGCTCCTCCATGAGATGTTCCTCCCGCTTCTATCCGGCCACGGCGTCTCGATGCTTGCCTGGTCCCTTGCGCTGGTCGTTGCCACGAGAGTCCACAACTTCGTCTTCCCCGGCGCAAACATGGCAAGTTCCCTCGGCTTCGCCCAATCCACGGACATGAAGGCCATGCTTCGAAACGGCTGGGTCGTCGGCTTCTGTCAGCTTTTGTTCCTCGTCATCTTCAGCTTTGTCGCGGCGTGA
- a CDS encoding MATE family efflux transporter, with protein MNRSHDLLNDPIPQLLKTLAIPTSIGLFFNTMFNVVDTFFAGFVSTQALAALSLSFPIFFLIIAVGAGISSGATALIGHAVGAGDDTDARKMAVQALSFGLLHGILLTLVGRLVSPALLSLLGAADSYMEMALSYMDIIFAGSLFFIVNYVLNAILNATGDTRSFRNFLVAGFFLNLVLDPWFLFGGMGLPPLGLSGIAWATVIVQLCGNIYLFSRARRTGLLDDLAWRAIFPERRPYMSLARLGFPASLNMLTVAIGFFVITWFISRFGKDAVAAYGIGTRIEQVVLLPVMGMNIATLALVAQNSGARRMDRVREAVFTALKVGVGLMLVGTAAVYVAAEPLVGLFTRDEAVVRRGIELLRVESLVFPAYVILYTSVYALQGLKRPAFAVGIGFYRQFFGLLPFFYLFANHFGWGLKGVWWGIFVVTWSAAGIAVWYIRRVLREIGSEDV; from the coding sequence ATGAACCGCAGTCACGACCTTCTCAACGATCCGATACCGCAACTGCTCAAGACCCTTGCCATCCCCACCAGCATCGGACTCTTTTTCAACACCATGTTCAACGTGGTGGACACCTTTTTCGCAGGCTTTGTGTCAACCCAGGCCCTTGCCGCCCTTTCTCTCTCGTTTCCGATCTTTTTCCTGATTATTGCAGTGGGTGCTGGTATCTCCAGCGGCGCCACAGCTCTAATTGGTCATGCCGTGGGCGCAGGCGACGACACAGATGCCAGGAAGATGGCGGTCCAGGCTTTGTCATTCGGTCTGCTCCACGGGATACTCCTCACCCTTGTTGGCCGTCTGGTTTCGCCCGCACTTCTATCTCTACTCGGAGCGGCCGATTCATACATGGAGATGGCCCTGTCTTACATGGACATCATCTTTGCAGGGTCACTCTTTTTCATTGTCAACTACGTCCTCAACGCAATTCTCAATGCTACCGGCGATACCAGGAGCTTCCGGAACTTCCTCGTTGCCGGTTTTTTCCTTAATCTGGTCCTCGACCCATGGTTCCTTTTCGGCGGGATGGGGCTTCCTCCCCTCGGTTTGAGCGGGATCGCATGGGCAACGGTTATCGTTCAGTTGTGCGGAAACATCTATCTCTTCTCACGCGCCCGTCGTACCGGACTTCTGGATGACCTTGCTTGGCGGGCGATCTTCCCGGAGCGGCGCCCGTACATGTCGCTGGCGCGTCTCGGGTTTCCGGCAAGCCTGAACATGCTTACGGTGGCTATCGGGTTTTTCGTCATAACATGGTTCATCAGCCGGTTCGGAAAGGATGCCGTGGCGGCCTACGGCATAGGCACCCGCATAGAGCAGGTCGTTCTTCTGCCAGTCATGGGAATGAATATAGCGACGCTTGCTCTGGTTGCGCAGAACAGCGGCGCGCGACGAATGGATCGGGTAAGGGAGGCAGTGTTCACGGCCCTCAAGGTCGGAGTGGGACTGATGCTTGTCGGAACAGCGGCCGTTTATGTTGCCGCTGAACCGCTGGTCGGGCTCTTCACGCGTGACGAAGCGGTGGTGCGCAGGGGGATTGAACTGCTCCGAGTCGAATCGCTTGTATTCCCGGCATACGTCATCCTTTACACGAGCGTTTATGCTCTCCAAGGGCTTAAAAGGCCGGCATTCGCAGTGGGCATAGGATTTTACAGGCAGTTCTTCGGGCTGCTGCCCTTCTTTTATCTCTTCGCGAACCATTTCGGGTGGGGGCTGAAAGGGGTATGGTGGGGGATTTTCGTCGTGACCTGGAGCGCTGCCGGGATAGCTGTGTGGTACATCCGCCGAGTGCTTCGCGAAATCGGATCGGAAGATGTGTAA